A window of the Sphingomonas piscis genome harbors these coding sequences:
- a CDS encoding ABC transporter substrate-binding protein: protein MSVSALLLAVRVASLNLCTDEYLLLLARPQEIASVSYLSKDRLESPLWRAAAPVPANYGGVEQVLKHRPTLLLTMGGGGRASALIARRLKMRTLDVPPPANVEDVATNLTRVATAIGDPARAAPWVRRLRALQAAEPRSSRDAIFLGGGGRSLQEGSPAISWLRLAGLRQRLLPGGRATLETLLTRPPAVLVQSNYRSGQVSAGAAWVKHPIVRKLRAVRLTADGRVWTCLGPLMIPEIERLRRAAP, encoded by the coding sequence ATGTCGGTCTCCGCTTTGCTTCTCGCCGTTAGGGTCGCGTCGCTGAACCTCTGCACCGACGAATATCTCCTGCTGCTGGCCAGACCGCAGGAGATTGCCAGCGTCAGTTACCTGTCAAAGGATCGCTTGGAGTCACCGCTTTGGCGGGCGGCGGCACCCGTCCCTGCCAATTATGGAGGCGTCGAACAGGTCTTGAAGCATCGCCCGACCCTGCTGCTCACGATGGGTGGCGGCGGCCGGGCCAGCGCGCTGATCGCCCGTCGATTGAAGATGCGAACACTCGACGTGCCGCCGCCAGCCAACGTCGAAGATGTGGCAACCAACCTGACCAGGGTGGCGACGGCGATTGGCGATCCGGCACGCGCGGCACCATGGGTCCGGCGGCTGCGCGCGCTCCAGGCAGCCGAGCCGCGGTCGAGCCGGGATGCGATCTTTCTCGGCGGCGGCGGCCGCTCACTGCAAGAGGGATCGCCTGCAATCTCCTGGCTACGACTTGCCGGGCTGCGGCAGCGCTTACTCCCGGGTGGGCGGGCGACGCTCGAGACCTTGCTGACGCGACCTCCCGCCGTCCTGGTGCAAAGCAATTATCGCAGCGGGCAGGTGTCAGCTGGCGCGGCTTGGGTGAAGCATCCGATCGTCCGCAAACTTCGGGCGGTTCGTCTAACGGCTGACGGCCGCGTCTGGACGTGCCTCGGTCCGCTGATGATCCCGGAGATCGAGCGATTGCGACGGGCTGCACCATGA
- a CDS encoding TonB-dependent receptor plug domain-containing protein, with the protein MQALPVQTADIVITSSRVPEAQADSPASVTVVDGTRIERLGEPLLPVLLRQAPSVSVASSGPAGSLTEVRIRGAEANHTLLFIEGIRANDPAAGNIPRFELLNGDLFSRLEVVRGPQSALWGSEAIGGVVAVDSAANRDQLSPLAEAGSFRFRRAAVQASQASQDLNLSAAIGWQRARGIDSFDGNGDRDGYRNLSGRARAAWSPTDAIQLGASGFALSGRSEFDGYSPVTFLHADTLDSTRNKLAAGRLWTELGSKDAATRGLFSASLLRSSNRNLLAGDEINRTRGKRATLSGQVEHRLSTGGVQHLLIGAAELEKEDFSARDLVYGGASNQDRDRKHQAVTGEWRADAGAVTADVAVRRDFFSRFDDATTLRASLLGKLGGGFSLAASYGEGIAQPSFFDLYGFFPGSFVGNPGLKPESSRGAELSLRYQRGALRGGLTVYRQRLSNEILDTFDSTTFLSSTANSDEKSRRQGVEAEVGYSFGDVVRLTATYAYLKATQPDTAAGFQVREVRRPRHSGSVALDGNRGAFSYGAAIAYTGERSDTDFDSFPARSVRLQPYWLADARLAYRVGGKVELFTRFANAFGDRHQDVFGYRTEGRSVHVGLRFASRR; encoded by the coding sequence GTGCAAGCACTCCCCGTTCAGACCGCCGACATCGTCATCACCTCCTCGCGCGTTCCCGAAGCGCAGGCGGATAGCCCTGCAAGCGTCACTGTCGTTGACGGTACCCGCATCGAACGACTGGGCGAGCCCCTGCTCCCCGTGCTGCTGCGCCAGGCTCCATCCGTTTCGGTCGCCAGCTCGGGACCAGCCGGCTCGCTAACCGAGGTCCGTATCCGCGGGGCCGAAGCGAACCACACCTTGCTGTTCATCGAAGGCATTCGCGCCAACGACCCGGCAGCAGGCAACATCCCCCGCTTCGAGCTGCTCAACGGCGACCTCTTCTCCCGCCTGGAGGTGGTGCGCGGGCCCCAGTCGGCCTTGTGGGGCTCGGAAGCGATCGGCGGCGTCGTGGCGGTCGACTCGGCCGCGAACCGAGACCAGTTGTCGCCGTTGGCCGAGGCTGGCTCGTTCCGGTTTCGCCGTGCCGCCGTCCAGGCGTCACAGGCGAGCCAGGACCTCAATCTCTCGGCAGCAATCGGTTGGCAACGGGCGCGCGGGATCGACAGCTTCGACGGCAATGGTGACCGCGACGGCTATCGCAACCTTTCGGGCCGGGCGCGTGCGGCTTGGTCGCCGACAGACGCAATCCAACTTGGCGCAAGCGGTTTCGCTCTGTCGGGCCGCAGCGAATTCGACGGCTACAGCCCAGTAACCTTTCTTCATGCCGATACGCTCGACAGCACCCGCAACAAGTTGGCTGCCGGACGCCTTTGGACGGAGCTAGGTAGCAAGGACGCGGCAACACGCGGCCTGTTCTCTGCTTCCTTGCTGCGGTCCAGCAATCGTAACCTACTTGCGGGCGACGAGATCAACAGGACGCGCGGCAAACGGGCGACCTTGTCGGGCCAGGTTGAACATCGCCTTTCGACAGGCGGCGTCCAACACCTGCTGATCGGTGCCGCCGAACTGGAAAAGGAAGACTTTAGCGCCCGCGACCTCGTGTATGGTGGAGCGTCCAACCAAGATCGCGACCGCAAGCATCAGGCTGTTACGGGCGAGTGGCGGGCTGACGCGGGTGCAGTGACCGCCGACGTGGCGGTGCGCCGCGACTTCTTTTCACGCTTTGATGATGCGACCACCTTGCGCGCCTCTCTTCTTGGCAAGCTCGGCGGCGGCTTCTCGCTTGCTGCCTCCTATGGCGAAGGCATCGCCCAGCCGAGCTTCTTCGATCTCTATGGCTTCTTTCCCGGCTCCTTCGTCGGCAATCCAGGCCTCAAGCCGGAAAGCTCCCGCGGTGCCGAACTGTCGCTTCGCTACCAGCGCGGTGCGCTGCGGGGCGGCCTTACCGTCTACCGGCAGCGGCTGAGCAACGAGATCCTTGATACGTTCGACAGTACCACCTTCCTCTCAAGCACCGCCAACAGCGATGAAAAGAGCCGGCGGCAGGGCGTTGAGGCGGAAGTCGGCTACAGCTTCGGCGACGTGGTTCGCCTGACCGCCACCTACGCATACCTCAAGGCGACACAGCCTGATACGGCGGCGGGCTTCCAGGTTCGAGAAGTTCGCAGACCCAGGCACAGCGGCTCGGTGGCGCTGGACGGCAACCGCGGTGCCTTCAGCTATGGCGCAGCCATCGCCTACACCGGGGAGCGTTCCGACACGGACTTCGACAGCTTCCCCGCCCGCAGCGTTCGGCTCCAGCCCTACTGGCTCGCCGATGCCCGTCTAGCCTACCGAGTGGGTGGAAAGGTCGAGCTGTTCACGCGGTTTGCCAATGCGTTCGGTGACCGGCATCAGGACGTCTTCGGCTATCGCACCGAGGGAAGGAGCGTGCATGTCGGTCTCCGCTTTGCTTCTCGCCGTTAG
- the rpmE gene encoding 50S ribosomal protein L31 encodes MKSGTHPDYHTITVQLTDGTSFQTRSTWGKEGDTLQLDIDPSVHPAWTGGNTKLLDQGGQVARFNKRFGGLTLGKK; translated from the coding sequence ATGAAGTCCGGTACCCACCCCGATTATCACACGATCACCGTGCAGCTGACCGACGGCACCTCGTTCCAGACCCGCTCCACCTGGGGCAAGGAAGGCGACACGCTGCAGCTCGACATTGATCCCAGCGTTCACCCGGCATGGACCGGCGGCAACACCAAGCTGCTCGATCAGGGCGGACAGGTTGCGCGCTTCAACAAGCGCTTCGGCGGGCTGACCCTCGGCAAGAAATAA
- a CDS encoding GNAT family N-acetyltransferase, translating into MIRSAPRLETERLILRSFEKSDLDAHAATLGNPDVVRFIGGTPLGREDSCRRMMSGAGCWPLLGFGIWAVESKADGQLVGHCGFFDYQRELEPAPFDLPEMGWIFDPSVHGKGIAFEACSEALAWADRHLDAEATWAMIVPGNEPSRQLALRLGYQQIADGNYREERCWLFRRLRPEASRTPPNR; encoded by the coding sequence ATGATCCGCTCGGCTCCGAGGCTGGAGACCGAGCGGCTTATCCTCCGCTCCTTCGAGAAATCAGACCTCGACGCTCATGCGGCAACGCTGGGCAATCCCGATGTCGTGCGCTTCATCGGTGGCACCCCGCTCGGCCGGGAGGATAGCTGCCGCCGTATGATGTCAGGCGCCGGCTGCTGGCCGCTGCTCGGGTTCGGGATCTGGGCGGTGGAGAGCAAGGCCGATGGCCAATTGGTCGGCCATTGCGGCTTCTTCGATTATCAGCGGGAGCTGGAGCCCGCGCCATTCGACCTTCCTGAGATGGGCTGGATTTTCGATCCGTCTGTTCACGGCAAGGGCATCGCATTCGAGGCTTGTAGCGAAGCCTTGGCATGGGCCGACCGACACCTCGATGCTGAGGCGACCTGGGCAATGATCGTGCCGGGCAACGAGCCCTCACGACAGCTGGCACTTCGTCTTGGATACCAGCAAATCGCCGACGGCAATTATCGCGAGGAGCGATGCTGGCTATTCCGTCGCTTGCGTCCCGAAGCGTCTAGAACGCCGCCAAACCGGTAA
- a CDS encoding acyl-CoA dehydrogenase → MAEPAILPFDFADPFGLDEQLTDEERLVRDTAEGYAQEKLQPRVTRAYLDEDFDREILREMGELGLLGATVAEEYGGAGLAYVSYGLIARAVERVDSGYRSAMSVQSSLVMYPISVYGSEDQKRKYLPGLARGEIVGCFGLTEPDAGSDPAGMRTRAEKTPTGYRISGAKTWITNSPIADVFVVWAKSEAHGGKIRGFLIEKGAAGLTAPPIKEKLSLRASITGEIVMDCVEVGEDALFPEVEGLKGPFGCLNRARYGIGWGVMGAAEACYTAARQYTLDRKQFGRPLASNQLVQLKLANMATEIALGTQAALRVGRRLEAGELIPETISLIKRNNTGKALEIARIARDMHGGNGITAEFHVMRHAANLETVNTYEGTHDVHALIIGRAITGLAAF, encoded by the coding sequence TTGGCCGAGCCTGCCATTCTGCCGTTCGATTTTGCCGATCCTTTTGGCCTCGATGAGCAATTGACCGACGAAGAGCGGCTCGTTCGCGATACGGCGGAGGGCTATGCTCAGGAAAAGCTGCAGCCACGGGTAACTCGGGCCTATCTGGACGAGGATTTCGATCGCGAGATCCTGCGGGAGATGGGCGAGCTTGGGCTGCTCGGCGCGACGGTGGCGGAGGAATATGGCGGCGCCGGTCTTGCCTATGTCAGCTATGGCTTGATCGCACGGGCCGTGGAGCGTGTAGACAGCGGCTACCGGTCGGCCATGTCGGTTCAGTCAAGCCTCGTCATGTATCCGATCTCGGTTTATGGTTCCGAGGACCAGAAAAGGAAGTATCTTCCTGGCCTAGCCCGGGGTGAGATCGTCGGCTGCTTCGGGTTGACGGAGCCGGATGCGGGATCGGATCCGGCGGGCATGCGGACTAGGGCGGAGAAGACGCCGACAGGGTACCGCATCAGCGGCGCCAAGACCTGGATCACCAACTCACCCATCGCCGACGTCTTCGTCGTCTGGGCCAAGTCGGAAGCACATGGCGGCAAGATCCGCGGATTCCTTATCGAAAAGGGTGCAGCCGGGCTTACCGCTCCGCCGATCAAGGAGAAACTGTCACTCCGTGCTTCCATCACAGGCGAGATCGTCATGGACTGTGTCGAAGTTGGGGAGGACGCGCTGTTCCCCGAAGTTGAAGGACTGAAAGGTCCGTTCGGCTGCCTCAATCGCGCCCGCTACGGCATAGGCTGGGGGGTCATGGGGGCGGCGGAGGCCTGCTACACCGCGGCGCGCCAATATACGCTCGACCGAAAGCAGTTCGGCCGTCCCCTCGCCTCCAACCAGCTAGTGCAGCTCAAGCTTGCCAACATGGCAACGGAAATCGCGCTTGGTACGCAGGCCGCGCTCCGGGTTGGGCGGCGGCTTGAAGCTGGCGAACTGATTCCCGAGACGATCAGCCTCATCAAGCGGAACAACACGGGTAAGGCGCTGGAGATCGCACGCATCGCCCGGGACATGCACGGCGGTAACGGGATCACCGCCGAGTTCCACGTCATGCGCCACGCGGCGAACCTTGAGACGGTGAACACCTATGAGGGGACGCATGACGTCCATGCCCTTATCATCGGGCGCGCCATTACCGGTTTGGCGGCGTTCTAG